The following proteins are co-located in the Pedobacter frigiditerrae genome:
- a CDS encoding HAD family phosphatase, translating into MENIKNIIFDYGNVIFEINFKITQEAFSQLGIDDIDAFFAHKGHNSLFDDLEISKISRTEFRDGIRAAANNPNLSDEQIDKAWNSLLIGVSKGNHDVLQEAKAKYRTFLLSNSNEIHYDWIVDHIEQQFGISNYDDLFEKAYFSQHMGLRKPNLNIFEQVIKDNNLNPAETLFIDDSPQHLAGAKKAGLNTLLMDKHPEKLREFLEANNIL; encoded by the coding sequence ATGGAAAATATAAAAAATATTATTTTCGATTACGGCAATGTCATCTTCGAAATCAACTTTAAAATCACGCAAGAAGCTTTTAGTCAATTAGGTATCGACGATATTGATGCATTTTTTGCCCATAAAGGACATAACTCTTTATTTGACGATTTAGAGATATCGAAGATAAGCAGAACTGAATTTAGAGACGGAATTAGAGCCGCAGCTAATAATCCTAACCTTAGCGACGAACAAATTGACAAGGCCTGGAACAGTTTATTGATTGGTGTTTCTAAAGGCAATCACGATGTTTTGCAAGAAGCAAAAGCCAAATACCGTACCTTTTTATTGAGTAATAGTAACGAAATTCACTACGATTGGATAGTTGATCATATTGAGCAACAATTCGGCATTAGTAACTACGATGACCTATTCGAAAAAGCATATTTCTCGCAACACATGGGTTTGCGCAAACCAAACCTTAACATTTTCGAGCAAGTAATTAAAGACAATAACCTTAATCCTGCAGAAACGTTATTTATTGATGATAGTCCGCAACACCTAGCAGGTGCTAAAAAAGCAGGGCTAAATACTTTATTGATGGATAAACATCCAGAAAAATTAAGGGAGTTTTTAGAAGCTAACAATATTCTTTAG
- a CDS encoding proline dehydrogenase family protein: MESSPRKKINFDNTEIAFRNKTNGELNQAYWLFKIISSNFLTQVGPPITNFLLNVGFPIKGAIKATIFKQFCGGETIDECEKTIEQLSLGNVGTILDYSVEGEDEEEVFDFTCEEIIRTINRADGDPRVPITVFKITGIGRFALLEKLDAKQKLTAIETEEYARVKARCEKICQAAFDKKVPVMIDAEDSWVQDTIDELALDMMIKFNKDGLIVYNTYQMYRHDKLADLKADYLIAKETGFILGVKMVRGAYMEKERKRALEMGYTSPIQPDKEATDRDYDESLRFCIKHLDQIAIVCGTHNEESSRLLTELIDENNIAHNHPHVYFAQLLGMSDNLSFNLSDAGYNVAKYVPYGPIKAVMPYLFRRAQENTSVAGQTGRELGLISKEKARRRL; encoded by the coding sequence ATGGAATCATCACCCAGAAAAAAAATCAATTTTGACAATACAGAAATCGCTTTCCGCAATAAAACTAATGGCGAATTAAATCAGGCTTATTGGCTTTTTAAAATCATTAGCAGCAACTTTTTAACACAAGTTGGTCCACCGATAACTAATTTCTTGTTAAACGTTGGTTTTCCAATTAAGGGAGCGATTAAGGCTACCATCTTTAAGCAGTTTTGTGGTGGAGAGACCATCGATGAATGCGAAAAAACGATTGAGCAATTGAGTTTAGGAAATGTGGGTACTATTTTAGATTACTCTGTAGAAGGAGAGGATGAAGAAGAAGTATTTGATTTTACCTGCGAAGAAATCATTAGAACCATCAATAGGGCAGATGGCGACCCAAGAGTTCCAATTACTGTTTTTAAAATTACAGGCATTGGCCGATTTGCTTTATTAGAGAAATTGGATGCTAAGCAAAAATTAACTGCTATAGAAACTGAAGAATATGCAAGGGTTAAAGCTCGTTGCGAGAAGATTTGTCAGGCTGCATTTGATAAAAAAGTTCCTGTAATGATTGATGCTGAAGATTCATGGGTACAAGATACTATTGATGAATTGGCTTTAGATATGATGATTAAATTCAACAAAGATGGATTAATCGTTTATAACACTTACCAAATGTATCGCCATGATAAACTGGCAGATTTGAAAGCAGACTACCTGATAGCCAAAGAAACTGGATTTATTTTAGGCGTTAAAATGGTTCGTGGTGCTTATATGGAAAAGGAGCGTAAACGTGCTCTTGAAATGGGTTATACATCGCCAATACAGCCAGATAAAGAAGCAACTGATAGAGATTACGATGAAAGTTTAAGGTTCTGTATCAAACACCTAGACCAAATTGCCATTGTCTGTGGAACACATAATGAAGAAAGCTCTCGTTTGTTAACAGAGTTGATAGATGAAAACAACATTGCACACAATCACCCTCATGTTTATTTTGCTCAGTTATTGGGTATGAGCGATAACTTGAGCTTTAACTTATCTGATGCAGGTTATAATGTGGCAAAATATGTTCCTTACGGACCAATTAAAGCTGTAATGCCTTACTTGTTTAGAAGAGCACAAGAAAATACTTCTGTTGCTGGGCAAACAGGTAGAGAATTAGGATTGATTAGTAAGGAGAAAGCAAGGAGGAGACTTTAA
- a CDS encoding RNA-binding S4 domain-containing protein: MIKFKLEGEFIPLIALLKATALVQSGGEAQSIVEEGLVKYNGTVDYRKRLKVRIGDKIDFMGKIIEVV, encoded by the coding sequence ATGATAAAATTCAAACTCGAAGGCGAATTTATTCCGCTAATTGCACTCTTAAAAGCTACGGCACTGGTTCAAAGTGGCGGCGAAGCACAATCTATAGTAGAAGAAGGTTTGGTAAAGTATAACGGAACGGTTGATTATAGAAAGCGCCTTAAAGTTCGCATTGGCGATAAAATAGATTTTATGGGCAAAATAATTGAAGTAGTTTAA
- the katG gene encoding catalase/peroxidase HPI codes for MENNQNGDISKCPFHNGSMNSNAINGGTKNRDWWPNKLNVQILRQHSSLSNPMGDDFDYAAAFNSLDLDGLKKDLHALMTDSQDWWPADFGHYGGLFIRMAWHSAGTYRVGDGRGGAGQGQQRFAPLNSWPDNVSLDKARRLLWPIKQKYGNKISWADLMVLTGNVALESMGFKTFGFGGGRADVWEASEDIYWGSEKTWLGNDERYSRGKEGVAAHGVVSSDEDAEGNQHSHDLEKPLGAAHMGLIYVNPEGPDGNPDPIAAARDIRETFARMAMNDEETVALIAGGHTFGKTHGAASSDHVGKEPEAGSMEQQGFGWSNSFGSGKGADTITSGLEVTWTTTPTQWSNNFFENLFAFEWELTKSPAGAHQWVAKNAEAIIPDAYDTTKKHKPSMLTTDLSLRLDPAYEKISRRFLENPDQFADAFARAWFKLTHRDMGPRALYLGPDVPTEVLLWQDPIPAVNHQLVDDNDIASLKETILSSGLSVAQLVSAAWASASTFRGSDKRGGANGARIRLAPQKYWKVNSSGTLDKTLSVLEQIQNDFNGAQTGGKKVSLADLIVLAGCAGVEKAAKNAGQDIKVPFTAGRADASQEQTDVESFSAMEPLADGFRNYQKGNSSISTEALLIDKAQLLTLTAPEMTVLLGGLRVLNTNFDGSKHGVLTDKTESLTNDFFVNLLDMQTIWKSVDRSQQSFEGRDISTGEVKWTGTRADLVFGSNSELRAIAEVYASSDAKDKFVKDFVAVWNKVMNLDRFDLVKS; via the coding sequence ATGGAAAATAACCAAAACGGCGACATCAGCAAATGTCCATTTCACAATGGCAGCATGAATAGCAATGCAATTAATGGCGGTACAAAAAATCGTGATTGGTGGCCAAACAAATTAAACGTCCAAATCTTGCGTCAACATTCATCTTTATCTAATCCAATGGGGGATGATTTTGATTATGCAGCAGCATTTAACAGTTTAGACTTAGATGGCTTAAAGAAAGATCTACATGCTTTAATGACCGATTCGCAAGATTGGTGGCCTGCAGATTTTGGTCATTATGGAGGTTTGTTTATCCGTATGGCTTGGCATAGTGCTGGTACTTATCGTGTAGGCGATGGTAGAGGTGGTGCCGGACAAGGGCAACAACGTTTTGCTCCTTTAAATAGCTGGCCAGATAATGTGAGTTTAGATAAAGCTCGTCGTTTGCTATGGCCTATTAAACAAAAATATGGCAATAAAATATCTTGGGCAGATTTAATGGTGCTAACAGGCAACGTAGCCTTAGAATCAATGGGTTTTAAAACCTTTGGTTTTGGTGGTGGCAGGGCCGATGTTTGGGAAGCTAGTGAAGACATTTACTGGGGTTCTGAAAAGACTTGGTTAGGTAACGATGAACGTTATTCGAGAGGTAAGGAAGGTGTTGCAGCACACGGTGTTGTATCATCTGATGAAGATGCAGAAGGTAACCAACATTCGCACGATTTGGAAAAACCGTTAGGCGCCGCTCACATGGGTTTAATTTATGTAAATCCTGAAGGACCTGATGGCAATCCAGATCCTATCGCTGCCGCCAGAGACATTCGTGAAACTTTCGCCCGTATGGCGATGAACGATGAAGAAACTGTTGCTTTAATTGCAGGAGGACATACATTCGGAAAAACACATGGAGCAGCTTCTTCAGACCATGTAGGCAAAGAACCTGAAGCTGGAAGTATGGAACAACAAGGTTTTGGCTGGAGCAATAGTTTTGGCTCGGGAAAAGGTGCTGATACCATTACAAGTGGATTAGAGGTAACGTGGACAACCACACCTACGCAATGGAGCAATAACTTTTTCGAGAACTTATTCGCTTTCGAATGGGAATTGACCAAAAGCCCTGCTGGTGCGCACCAATGGGTGGCAAAGAATGCTGAGGCAATTATTCCTGATGCATACGATACAACTAAAAAGCATAAACCAAGTATGCTTACTACAGATTTATCTTTAAGATTAGATCCAGCATACGAAAAAATCTCTAGGCGTTTCTTAGAAAACCCTGATCAGTTTGCTGATGCCTTTGCTCGTGCTTGGTTTAAATTAACGCATAGAGATATGGGGCCAAGAGCACTTTATCTAGGTCCAGATGTACCAACAGAAGTTTTACTTTGGCAAGACCCTATCCCTGCGGTTAACCATCAATTAGTTGATGATAATGATATTGCTAGTTTAAAAGAAACAATTTTATCAAGTGGCTTATCAGTTGCTCAATTGGTATCTGCTGCTTGGGCATCAGCTTCTACTTTTAGAGGTTCTGACAAACGTGGTGGTGCAAATGGCGCTCGTATTCGTTTGGCTCCTCAAAAATATTGGAAAGTAAATAGTTCTGGAACTTTAGATAAAACATTAAGTGTTTTGGAGCAAATTCAAAATGACTTTAATGGTGCACAAACAGGTGGCAAAAAAGTTTCATTGGCAGATTTAATTGTTTTGGCAGGATGTGCTGGAGTTGAAAAAGCTGCAAAAAATGCTGGTCAAGACATTAAAGTTCCCTTTACAGCTGGTCGTGCTGATGCTTCTCAAGAACAAACCGATGTAGAATCTTTCAGCGCAATGGAGCCATTGGCAGATGGTTTTAGAAATTATCAAAAAGGTAATTCGAGTATTTCTACCGAGGCATTATTAATTGATAAAGCACAATTACTAACCTTAACAGCTCCTGAAATGACTGTTTTATTGGGTGGTCTACGTGTATTGAATACCAATTTCGATGGTTCCAAACATGGTGTATTAACAGATAAAACAGAATCCTTAACTAACGATTTCTTCGTGAATTTGTTAGATATGCAAACAATTTGGAAGTCTGTTGATCGTTCACAACAATCATTTGAAGGTAGAGACATCAGTACAGGTGAAGTAAAATGGACTGGAACTCGTGCCGATTTGGTATTTGGCTCTAACTCTGAATTGAGAGCAATAGCTGAAGTTTATGCTAGTAGTGATGCAAAAGATAAGTTTGTAAAAGACTTTGTTGCAGTATGGAATAAGGTAATGAATTTAGACCGATTTGATTTGGTTAAAAGCTAA
- a CDS encoding carboxypeptidase-like regulatory domain-containing protein produces MKKILIFLLLFLATGAQAQTVITGKVVDEKTNVSLVGITIYINSSTIGTTTDNDGKFSLSVPYNGKVELVASHLNYEKKIVLITPNKNETILIALKPQSNTLKEVIVKGKKIKSENFNKWGDLFTKILMGTDLRFAVNAKIKNPETLSFYFDKESNELITYAKAPLIIENSMLAYRIKLDLENFKYAFNTDVLQFEYSTFFEELPITKGKEAMVRAWRASAYYGSQMHFMRSVYQNNLTNDGFMLYTYRTNKNREKERIRKIIQLKIAEIYAEKNNPNYDIKYLFKDRDTIGYYQMIMKQNDIVALDTSRVSLRKLAVLNRQLDVVKFNFKDTLMISYKHNDLARKNMSVKPIETIVVKDGHGKVKDQDSYMYFTEDGGINVQSNGYYPELRVFVYGNMSERRISQVLPWDYDPDK; encoded by the coding sequence ATGAAAAAAATATTAATCTTTTTATTGTTGTTCTTAGCTACAGGAGCGCAAGCACAAACTGTTATCACAGGGAAAGTTGTTGATGAAAAGACAAACGTAAGTCTTGTTGGAATTACCATTTACATCAATAGTAGTACAATTGGAACAACTACAGATAATGATGGTAAATTTAGCCTCAGTGTTCCATATAACGGCAAAGTAGAACTAGTAGCTTCACACTTAAATTACGAAAAGAAGATTGTTCTAATTACGCCAAACAAAAATGAAACAATTTTAATTGCACTGAAACCTCAAAGCAACACTTTAAAAGAAGTAATTGTTAAAGGAAAAAAGATTAAAAGTGAAAATTTTAACAAATGGGGTGATTTATTCACTAAGATATTAATGGGGACAGATCTTCGTTTTGCTGTAAACGCAAAAATAAAGAATCCTGAAACTTTGTCTTTTTATTTCGATAAAGAATCAAATGAGTTGATTACTTATGCAAAAGCGCCATTAATTATTGAAAATTCAATGTTAGCTTATCGCATTAAATTAGATTTAGAAAATTTTAAATACGCTTTTAATACGGATGTATTGCAGTTTGAATACTCTACTTTTTTTGAAGAGTTGCCAATTACAAAGGGAAAAGAAGCTATGGTTAGGGCATGGAGAGCTTCTGCCTATTATGGATCTCAAATGCATTTCATGAGATCTGTTTATCAGAATAATTTAACCAATGATGGGTTTATGCTCTACACCTATAGAACTAATAAAAACAGGGAAAAGGAAAGGATTCGTAAAATTATTCAATTAAAAATAGCGGAAATTTACGCCGAAAAAAATAATCCAAATTATGATATAAAATATCTTTTTAAGGATCGTGATACCATTGGCTATTATCAAATGATCATGAAACAAAATGATATTGTAGCTTTAGATACTTCAAGAGTCTCCTTGAGAAAACTAGCTGTATTGAACAGACAATTAGATGTTGTTAAGTTTAATTTTAAGGATACTTTAATGATCAGTTACAAACACAATGACTTAGCTAGAAAAAATATGAGTGTAAAGCCAATTGAAACTATAGTTGTAAAGGATGGTCATGGCAAGGTTAAAGACCAAGACAGTTACATGTATTTCACTGAAGATGGTGGCATCAATGTGCAAAGCAACGGCTATTACCCTGAGTTAAGAGTGTTTGTTTATGGCAACATGTCTGAAAGGAGAATTTCCCAAGTTTTACCTTGGGACTATGATCCTGATAAGTAA
- a CDS encoding DUF808 domain-containing protein, with translation MASGFFAILDDIAALMDDVALAAKVATKKTAGILGDDLAVNAEKATGFLSSREIPVLWAITKGSLLNKLIIVPIALLLNAFFPVAIKFILVIGGFYLAYEGVEKIVEYLFHKKKEVHPAATEVIEDAALAEKAKVKSAVLTDFILSVEIVIIALGTALESSITIQILTVSIVALIATIGVYGIVALIVRMDDLGFRLIKNSGEKGILNFLGVLLVKALPIIIKILAVVGTIALILVSGGIFVHNIPFLHHLFPSIPSIITEFGLGLIAGLIIVGLVLLGKKLYYLLRK, from the coding sequence ATGGCTTCAGGCTTTTTTGCAATTTTAGATGATATAGCAGCTTTAATGGATGATGTTGCTTTGGCGGCGAAAGTAGCAACCAAAAAAACGGCAGGGATTCTTGGTGATGATTTAGCAGTTAATGCAGAAAAGGCAACGGGTTTTCTTTCTTCTCGAGAAATACCAGTTTTATGGGCCATCACCAAAGGGTCTTTATTAAATAAGTTAATCATCGTACCCATAGCATTATTATTAAATGCCTTTTTTCCCGTCGCCATTAAGTTTATATTGGTTATTGGTGGCTTTTATCTAGCTTATGAGGGGGTCGAAAAAATAGTCGAATACTTATTCCATAAAAAGAAGGAGGTACACCCAGCAGCCACCGAAGTGATTGAAGATGCCGCACTGGCAGAAAAAGCAAAAGTGAAGTCTGCTGTGCTTACCGATTTTATCTTGTCGGTAGAGATTGTGATTATCGCCTTAGGCACAGCCTTAGAAAGTAGTATCACCATACAAATTCTAACGGTTTCGATAGTGGCATTAATAGCAACCATTGGCGTTTATGGTATTGTTGCACTCATTGTTAGGATGGATGATTTAGGCTTTAGACTAATTAAAAACTCCGGCGAAAAGGGAATTTTAAATTTCTTGGGTGTTCTTTTAGTTAAAGCACTTCCCATCATCATCAAGATATTAGCTGTGGTAGGTACAATTGCACTGATATTGGTATCTGGCGGTATCTTTGTCCATAATATACCTTTCCTTCACCATCTTTTTCCATCTATTCCAAGTATCATCACCGAATTTGGGCTCGGCTTAATCGCCGGACTTATTATTGTTGGCTTGGTCCTTTTAGGTAAAAAGCTTTATTACTTGTTAAGGAAATAA
- the aroB gene encoding 3-dehydroquinate synthase has product MEPIKSAGHSIYFESGLSPLKDILEKNKYSKVFVFADTNTAELCIPVFRSLLDDIEDFDIIETDSGEENKNIDFCIGIWKTLLDFGADRKCLMINLGGGVITDMGGFVASTYKRGIDFINIPTTLLSQVDASVGGKTGIDIDNVKNMVGTFSLPQAVFIESTFLTTLSKREMLSGFAEMIKHGLIVDAAYYEELKNSDYQNITAQAIYRSVEIKNEVVTEDPLEKGLRKILNFGHTIGHAVESYSLSKDKKPLTHGEAIAIGMVCEGFLSAKYCNLTEDELKDLSTYILSIYPKYNVKEKSFDALIGLMQSDKKNEEGHILFSLLEKIGHCTFNCKVTDKDILESLNYYNSL; this is encoded by the coding sequence ATGGAACCAATTAAAAGCGCTGGGCATTCTATCTACTTCGAATCTGGATTAAGCCCTTTAAAAGACATACTAGAAAAAAATAAATACAGTAAGGTTTTTGTTTTTGCAGATACCAATACTGCTGAATTATGTATTCCAGTTTTCAGGTCTTTATTAGATGATATAGAAGATTTCGACATCATTGAAACGGATTCTGGCGAAGAAAACAAAAACATAGACTTTTGCATTGGCATTTGGAAAACACTTTTAGATTTTGGTGCCGACCGTAAATGTTTGATGATTAATTTAGGCGGTGGTGTAATTACCGATATGGGTGGTTTTGTGGCATCAACCTATAAAAGGGGTATAGATTTCATTAATATCCCTACTACCTTATTATCTCAAGTAGATGCTTCTGTTGGTGGTAAAACGGGAATTGATATAGATAATGTTAAAAATATGGTGGGTACATTCAGTTTGCCACAAGCCGTATTTATAGAAAGTACTTTCTTAACTACTTTATCTAAAAGAGAAATGTTATCTGGCTTTGCCGAAATGATTAAACATGGTTTAATTGTAGATGCGGCCTATTACGAAGAGTTAAAAAATAGCGATTACCAAAACATCACGGCACAAGCTATTTATCGCTCTGTTGAGATTAAAAATGAAGTAGTAACGGAAGACCCATTAGAAAAAGGTTTACGTAAAATCTTAAATTTTGGTCATACTATTGGTCACGCAGTAGAAAGTTACTCGCTTTCTAAAGACAAAAAACCTTTAACGCATGGCGAAGCAATTGCAATTGGTATGGTTTGTGAAGGTTTTCTTTCGGCAAAGTATTGCAATTTAACTGAAGATGAATTAAAGGATTTATCAACTTACATCCTTAGTATTTACCCAAAATATAACGTCAAAGAAAAAAGCTTTGATGCATTAATCGGCTTAATGCAAAGCGACAAGAAGAACGAAGAAGGCCACATTCTGTTCTCCTTATTAGAAAAAATTGGCCATTGTACTTTCAACTGTAAGGTAACTGATAAAGATATCTTGGAGAGTTTGAATTACTATAATAGTTTGTAA
- a CDS encoding SDR family oxidoreductase, translating to MKIELKDKNALVGASSQGIGLAIATELAQCGANVTLMARDEQRMEQIIKQLPITHPNQRHGYLKVDFSDFQTFNTNITTFFENHTIDILVNNTNGPMAGKATELGIDQYQQAFDLLFKSVCLTTLLALKHMKAQKFGRIINVSSISVKEPIANLALSNSIRSATAAWAKTLATEVAADGITVNNIMTGLFYTDRLKHLIDTEAAASGKSHQEIKDQRESQIPMKRFGKPEEYGHLACFLASEYASYITGVNIPIDGGLGKGS from the coding sequence ATGAAAATAGAATTGAAAGATAAAAATGCCTTAGTGGGTGCAAGTTCGCAGGGCATTGGCCTTGCCATTGCAACGGAGCTTGCGCAGTGTGGTGCAAATGTTACCTTGATGGCTCGCGATGAGCAACGGATGGAGCAAATCATCAAACAACTCCCAATCACTCATCCTAATCAACGCCATGGTTATTTGAAAGTCGATTTTTCTGACTTCCAAACATTCAACACCAACATCACTACCTTTTTCGAAAACCATACCATCGACATTTTGGTAAATAACACCAATGGTCCAATGGCAGGAAAGGCAACTGAGCTAGGCATAGATCAATACCAGCAAGCATTTGACTTGCTTTTCAAATCTGTTTGCCTGACTACCTTGCTTGCCCTAAAACACATGAAAGCCCAAAAATTCGGCAGGATCATTAACGTATCCTCTATTTCTGTAAAAGAACCCATTGCAAATTTGGCGCTTTCTAATAGCATCCGTTCAGCCACTGCGGCTTGGGCAAAAACATTGGCCACAGAGGTTGCGGCAGATGGCATAACCGTTAATAATATCATGACGGGCTTATTCTATACAGACAGGCTAAAACACCTGATCGACACTGAAGCCGCAGCTTCTGGAAAAAGCCATCAAGAAATAAAAGACCAAAGGGAAAGCCAGATACCGATGAAACGTTTCGGGAAGCCAGAAGAATATGGGCATCTAGCCTGCTTTTTGGCCTCTGAATATGCTAGTTATATTACAGGTGTAAATATTCCAATAGATGGAGGGTTGGGGAAGGGTAGTTAA
- a CDS encoding DUF962 domain-containing protein, which produces MSEKRFTSLKEFYPFYLSEHKNLTSRILHFIGTALLILCVIAAMLFHDWRFLVAVPFIGYGFAWVGHFFFEKNKPATFQYPGYSLASDFMLFWDLLSGKQPFRVK; this is translated from the coding sequence ATGAGCGAAAAAAGATTTACATCCCTAAAAGAATTCTATCCTTTTTATTTATCAGAACATAAGAATTTAACCAGTCGCATTTTACATTTCATCGGCACTGCCTTATTAATCTTATGTGTCATTGCCGCTATGCTTTTTCACGATTGGAGATTTTTGGTAGCAGTTCCCTTCATTGGTTATGGTTTTGCTTGGGTTGGTCACTTCTTTTTCGAAAAAAATAAACCCGCTACTTTTCAATATCCTGGCTATAGTTTAGCAAGTGACTTTATGCTTTTTTGGGATTTATTAAGTGGCAAACAACCTTTTAGGGTTAAATAG
- a CDS encoding cupin domain-containing protein, whose translation MIAIDTLPVKDVIPGFHGRFVHTNHSTLGFWVIDKGSILPAHSHLHEQITEVREGQFQLTFNGETNIYTPGMIAVIPPYVEHSGIALTDCKLLDIFLPVREDYKAL comes from the coding sequence ATGATAGCAATCGACACCCTTCCCGTTAAAGATGTAATTCCTGGTTTCCATGGCAGGTTTGTACATACTAACCACTCTACCCTTGGTTTTTGGGTAATTGATAAAGGTTCAATTCTACCTGCTCATAGCCATTTGCATGAGCAAATCACCGAGGTCAGAGAAGGTCAATTTCAGCTAACTTTTAATGGGGAGACTAATATTTACACGCCAGGAATGATTGCAGTTATCCCTCCATACGTTGAACACAGTGGCATTGCGCTAACCGATTGCAAATTGCTTGATATTTTTCTTCCTGTTAGAGAAGATTATAAAGCCTTATAA
- a CDS encoding sterol desaturase family protein: protein MKFTGSDISVGGLFGFVIVLTLVEMYISYIHDKKVYTKRDTWTNIYLMTVAVVINLGMKTATFFLLEYCYQFRLFQITNIWVYWIVLILAQDFLYWFLHTVGHYIRFFWAMHVTHHSSEHFNLTTGFRSTVFEPLYRVFFYLPLAFMGFTAMDILFAYLVTQIYGNLVHTQAVGKLHPWFEYIFVTPSHHRVHHASNVRYLDKNMGMVLILWDRWFGTFQEELPEDAIKYGLTTQPKDTGPVNIIFHEFIALKNDVKKAPTFIDKVKYILYPPGWSHDGSTQIAKVMQKQLHDAENLKDSETVPSKEEQLKQA from the coding sequence ATGAAGTTTACTGGTAGCGATATTTCTGTAGGTGGGTTGTTTGGGTTTGTAATTGTTTTAACCTTGGTTGAAATGTACATCAGTTACATACACGATAAAAAAGTTTACACCAAACGAGATACCTGGACCAATATCTATTTAATGACTGTAGCTGTGGTAATTAATTTAGGGATGAAAACCGCTACCTTTTTCCTTTTAGAATATTGTTATCAGTTCAGGCTTTTTCAAATCACCAATATTTGGGTTTATTGGATAGTTTTAATCCTAGCACAAGACTTTTTATATTGGTTTTTACATACTGTAGGGCATTATATTCGTTTCTTTTGGGCGATGCACGTTACACATCATTCATCAGAACATTTTAACTTAACTACTGGTTTCCGTTCTACGGTTTTTGAGCCATTATACAGAGTTTTCTTCTATTTGCCTTTAGCTTTTATGGGTTTTACTGCAATGGATATCCTTTTTGCTTATTTGGTAACTCAAATTTACGGCAACTTGGTTCATACGCAAGCAGTTGGCAAATTGCACCCTTGGTTCGAGTATATTTTTGTAACGCCATCGCATCATCGTGTTCATCATGCTAGTAATGTCCGTTACCTAGACAAAAATATGGGTATGGTTTTAATTCTTTGGGACAGGTGGTTTGGCACTTTCCAAGAAGAGCTACCAGAAGATGCAATTAAGTATGGTTTAACTACACAGCCAAAAGATACAGGCCCAGTTAACATTATTTTCCATGAGTTTATTGCTTTAAAGAATGATGTTAAAAAAGCACCTACGTTTATAGATAAGGTTAAATACATTTTATATCCTCCAGGATGGAGCCATGATGGCAGCACACAAATTGCCAAGGTTATGCAAAAACAATTGCATGATGCAGAGAACTTAAAGGATAGCGAGACTGTACCATCAAAAGAAGAACAGCTAAAGCAAGCGTAA